Proteins from one Pontibacter korlensis genomic window:
- a CDS encoding AEC family transporter, whose product MSSFILLFGCLALGLLLQRVKEFPRNTPQVLNQFIIYIAMPALALFYIPEVKLNSTVLLPVGVAWICFAGSALFFWSLGKAFGWSHKLIGCLIITGGFSNTSFVGLPVIEALYGADSLETVILIDQPGSFVVLSTFGVALAAIFSKGDANARSIAKKIFLFPPFVAFLVALGLNLFNLHLSVDFKEALQRLGSTVSPLALVSVGLQLRPEWRSKHWGFLALGLLFQLILAPVLILALYFGLFNLKGELLQICVLEAAMAPMITASIVAASYGLKPRLANMMVGFGIPLSIITLTLWYWVVQGL is encoded by the coding sequence ATGAGCAGTTTTATACTATTGTTTGGGTGCCTGGCGCTGGGACTGTTGCTGCAGCGTGTAAAAGAGTTTCCGAGAAACACACCACAGGTGCTCAACCAGTTTATTATATACATTGCGATGCCAGCCCTGGCACTCTTCTACATACCAGAAGTGAAGTTGAACAGCACGGTGCTACTGCCGGTAGGGGTGGCATGGATTTGTTTTGCTGGATCCGCTCTTTTCTTCTGGAGCCTGGGCAAAGCCTTCGGATGGTCCCATAAACTAATCGGGTGCCTCATAATCACAGGCGGGTTTAGCAATACATCTTTTGTTGGACTTCCGGTAATAGAGGCACTTTATGGAGCAGACAGTCTTGAAACAGTTATTTTGATTGATCAACCTGGCTCTTTTGTTGTGCTTTCTACTTTTGGTGTAGCCCTGGCTGCTATTTTCTCTAAGGGCGATGCCAATGCTCGTTCTATTGCTAAAAAGATATTCCTGTTTCCGCCTTTTGTTGCTTTCCTGGTAGCGCTGGGCCTGAATTTGTTCAACCTGCACCTCTCCGTAGACTTTAAGGAGGCTCTACAACGGCTGGGAAGTACCGTTTCCCCACTAGCGCTGGTGTCGGTGGGTTTGCAGCTGCGGCCGGAGTGGCGCAGCAAGCACTGGGGCTTTCTGGCACTAGGGCTATTGTTCCAGCTTATACTTGCCCCAGTACTTATACTTGCTTTATACTTTGGCTTGTTTAACCTGAAAGGAGAACTTCTGCAGATCTGCGTACTAGAGGCAGCCATGGCCCCTATGATCACGGCCAGTATTGTGGCGGCCTCTTACGGTTTAAAACCCCGCTTGGCTAACATGATGGTCGGTTTTGGCATTCCGCTGTCTATCATCACGCTTACACTCTGGTATTGGGTAGTGCAGGGGCTGTAG
- a CDS encoding glycoside hydrolase family 25 protein, translating to MATSTKPPIKKITDARAPVKRTVRAKAPRKKQSQQPPKRFWIGLAILLGIAVLVAYVEYFVVKPKPVWPEGHTIYGVDVSHYQKDITWAKVRESEITFAFVKATEGVSLKDKKFEENWDGAGEAGIIRGAYHFYLPYLSPEKQAQHFASTVQLQSGDLPPVLDVEVRGRKPVAQLRKDLKVWLDYVENAYGTKPIIYTGYHFYKDYLAGHFDSYPLWIAHYEVPKLSIEKSNTRKLTFWQHTDNGSINGIEASVDCNVFYGSMRDLRSVCIP from the coding sequence ATGGCAACAAGCACAAAGCCACCAATAAAGAAGATTACAGATGCCAGGGCACCTGTAAAGCGCACTGTCCGTGCTAAGGCACCACGTAAAAAGCAGTCTCAGCAGCCACCTAAGCGCTTCTGGATAGGACTAGCTATTTTGCTGGGTATCGCGGTACTGGTAGCGTATGTGGAGTATTTTGTGGTGAAGCCAAAGCCGGTGTGGCCGGAAGGGCATACCATATATGGGGTGGATGTAAGCCATTACCAGAAGGATATTACATGGGCAAAAGTACGGGAGAGTGAAATTACGTTTGCCTTTGTGAAAGCCACAGAAGGCGTATCGCTGAAGGATAAGAAATTTGAGGAAAACTGGGATGGAGCTGGGGAGGCTGGCATAATCCGTGGGGCGTACCATTTTTACCTGCCATACCTGAGTCCGGAGAAACAGGCCCAGCATTTTGCTTCTACAGTACAGCTGCAAAGCGGTGACCTGCCGCCGGTATTGGATGTGGAAGTACGAGGTCGCAAACCGGTAGCACAGCTGCGTAAGGACCTGAAAGTATGGCTGGATTATGTAGAAAACGCCTACGGCACAAAGCCCATCATCTATACCGGCTATCATTTCTACAAAGATTATCTGGCTGGCCATTTTGACAGTTATCCGCTCTGGATCGCACACTATGAGGTACCTAAACTGAGCATCGAAAAGAGTAATACGCGCAAACTTACCTTCTGGCAGCACACTGATAACGGCTCTATAAATGGCATCGAAGCTTCAGTAGATTGTAATGTGTTCTACGGCAGTATGCGGGACCTAAGGAGTGTGTGTATTCCTTAG
- a CDS encoding DUF294 nucleotidyltransferase-like domain-containing protein: MNFKLEFLKTVKPFNILPEEVLAGVADLLQEVRYTKDTAIYHQEATKMKGVDIIVEGEYEAFFYDSEQNKRVVLHHQSGYCYGGISVLLNKKRSLRSVIAKKGTVVYFLPRRDFKQICQAYEEFFHHFTAEFGRLMLNDEFAHFVKRPTAFEENYIASDQLYSRKIESLVYRDLVACSAHTPVYEAARLMAEKKVSCLFVQDNQEQIIGYLTDITIRDNVVARQVNVQEPVHLVMDNPIMSINTQAYVYEAILLMFRTKTRYLLIEENGQYLGFLSRNKLLSDQAQSPFVFIQSVKLAQSVEELKRKWEKVPEIVYQLLDRGVKPEIVNQVITTVSDTIALKVIEGVIEEMGTPPAKFVFMVLGSEGRKEQTLNTDQDNAIIYEDKANEQRELVREYFLKFAEHVSERLDLIGFSYCKGGFMAKNSKWTHSLSHWKRNYSSWMKEPDPETVMKFSTFFDCRYIYGEASIMDELREFLDQELQEPLGRFLYHMAKNALQYEPPLTFFRNIKTFTKGSQEVFDIKKTMTPIVDLVRVYALKNRIFKTNTGERLEALKSIGEFTETDYHELMHSYYYLMSIRLKKQAIQIIQDKTEPNNFVDIRSLTKIEQVTLKEIFKTIGNFQASIRLKFTNTLLS; the protein is encoded by the coding sequence ATGAACTTTAAACTTGAGTTTCTAAAAACGGTTAAGCCCTTCAATATACTTCCGGAGGAGGTGCTGGCTGGCGTTGCCGACCTGCTGCAGGAGGTAAGATATACGAAAGACACCGCCATCTATCACCAGGAAGCAACCAAGATGAAGGGGGTGGATATAATTGTAGAGGGGGAGTATGAGGCCTTTTTCTACGACAGCGAACAGAATAAACGGGTAGTGCTGCACCACCAGAGCGGCTACTGCTACGGTGGCATATCTGTGCTGCTTAACAAGAAAAGATCTTTACGTTCGGTTATCGCCAAAAAGGGAACAGTAGTATACTTCCTGCCCCGCCGCGATTTCAAACAGATCTGCCAGGCGTATGAGGAGTTTTTCCACCACTTTACGGCTGAGTTCGGTCGCCTGATGCTGAATGATGAGTTTGCTCATTTTGTGAAACGGCCAACTGCTTTTGAGGAAAATTACATTGCATCCGATCAGCTATACTCCCGCAAGATTGAGAGCCTCGTTTACCGCGATCTGGTAGCTTGCAGCGCTCATACACCAGTGTATGAGGCAGCCAGGTTGATGGCAGAAAAGAAGGTGAGCTGCCTGTTTGTGCAGGATAATCAGGAGCAGATTATTGGTTACCTCACCGACATTACTATCCGCGATAATGTAGTGGCCAGGCAGGTAAATGTGCAGGAACCGGTGCACCTGGTTATGGACAACCCGATTATGTCCATCAACACGCAAGCTTATGTTTATGAGGCTATCCTGCTGATGTTTCGTACCAAAACCCGCTACCTGCTGATAGAGGAAAACGGGCAGTATCTAGGTTTCCTGAGCCGCAACAAACTCCTGAGCGATCAGGCACAGTCTCCGTTTGTTTTTATACAATCTGTAAAGCTAGCGCAGTCGGTAGAAGAGCTGAAGCGCAAGTGGGAGAAGGTGCCGGAGATTGTGTACCAGTTGCTCGATAGGGGTGTGAAGCCCGAAATTGTGAATCAGGTAATCACTACCGTATCCGATACAATTGCCTTAAAAGTAATTGAGGGAGTGATTGAAGAGATGGGCACACCACCTGCCAAGTTTGTATTTATGGTGCTGGGTAGCGAGGGGCGCAAAGAACAGACCCTGAATACGGACCAGGACAACGCCATTATTTACGAGGACAAGGCCAACGAGCAGCGGGAACTGGTGCGGGAGTATTTCCTAAAGTTTGCCGAGCATGTATCAGAGCGTTTGGATTTGATTGGCTTTAGCTACTGCAAAGGTGGCTTTATGGCCAAAAATTCTAAATGGACACACTCACTCTCACACTGGAAGCGTAACTACAGCAGCTGGATGAAGGAGCCGGATCCGGAGACGGTGATGAAGTTCTCCACTTTCTTCGACTGCCGCTACATCTATGGCGAAGCCTCCATTATGGATGAGCTACGGGAGTTTTTGGACCAAGAGCTGCAGGAGCCATTAGGCAGGTTTCTGTACCACATGGCTAAAAACGCGCTGCAGTATGAGCCGCCGCTTACTTTCTTCCGGAACATTAAGACCTTTACCAAAGGCAGCCAGGAGGTATTTGACATAAAGAAAACTATGACACCGATTGTTGACCTGGTACGGGTGTATGCTCTAAAGAACAGAATATTTAAAACGAATACTGGGGAGCGTTTGGAAGCCCTGAAAAGTATAGGAGAGTTCACCGAGACAGACTATCACGAACTGATGCACTCTTATTATTACCTGATGAGTATTCGTTTAAAGAAGCAGGCTATCCAGATCATCCAGGACAAAACGGAGCCAAACAACTTTGTTGACATCAGAAGCCTTACCAAAATTGAGCAGGTAACGCTAAAAGAAATATTCAAGACCATTGGCAACTTCCAGGCAAGTATAAGACTAAAGTTCACGAATACTTTGCTGAGTTGA
- a CDS encoding 3'-5' exonuclease has product MQEYILFIDTETTGIPLDWNAPYSDAQNWPYAVQIAWVLYTKDGKELKSENHYIFEPELKVSEASGRIHGLTREFLQANGKRRNQVLSILSNDLEQYKPLVVGHFMQLDYHMLGVGFHRASMPNPLPELSTFCTMNASANFFLGPHQRFLRLGELYERLFHKSLEQQHDAAVDARATAECFFKLMAQGDITEATILQQQKEQAKHKASSKPKQYLFIVLAIFILAVLLIFLL; this is encoded by the coding sequence ATGCAGGAGTACATACTTTTCATCGATACAGAAACCACTGGCATTCCGCTCGACTGGAATGCACCTTACTCTGATGCGCAAAACTGGCCATATGCTGTGCAAATAGCGTGGGTATTGTATACTAAAGATGGCAAAGAGCTTAAGTCTGAGAACCACTATATTTTTGAGCCGGAACTTAAGGTTTCTGAAGCTTCAGGCCGTATACATGGTTTAACGCGGGAGTTCCTGCAGGCAAACGGCAAGCGCAGAAATCAGGTGCTTTCTATTTTGTCCAATGACCTTGAGCAGTACAAGCCTTTGGTGGTCGGCCATTTTATGCAGCTGGACTACCACATGCTGGGTGTAGGCTTCCATAGGGCTAGCATGCCAAACCCGCTTCCTGAGCTTAGCACCTTCTGCACTATGAATGCTTCTGCAAACTTTTTTCTGGGGCCGCACCAACGTTTTTTAAGGTTGGGTGAATTGTATGAGCGCCTGTTTCATAAGTCTTTGGAGCAACAGCACGATGCCGCAGTAGATGCACGGGCAACTGCTGAGTGCTTTTTTAAGTTAATGGCACAAGGAGACATTACAGAAGCGACCATTCTGCAACAGCAGAAGGAGCAGGCAAAGCACAAGGCATCTTCTAAACCAAAGCAATACCTTTTCATTGTACTAGCCATTTTTATACTTGCTGTTTTATTGATTTTCCTTCTATGA
- a CDS encoding aminopeptidase P family protein, which produces MTYKERLAAIRSQMKGEGVSAYIIPSADPHISEYVPDRYKCIEFASGFTGSAGTLVITEDTAHLWTDARYFVQANEQLEGTGFELAKLLVQNSPEYIDWLAEHLPEGATVAFDGKLISVALAQLLESQLTPIGFKINSDRDYLEPIWQNRPDLPTEPAFLLGEEVVGESLQSKLERVRKALKKHRADYHLISSLDDMAWLFNMRGSDVKCNPVVLSFALISQDKAMLFIDTTKLTEEDQQKLKAAGVELETYDMIERAVCAMPGDSILIDPRRNCYALFKELPKEVRVVQDTNPTTFFKAVKNEVEVEHTRKTMIKDGVALTRFFKWLEENIGKTRITELTVVEKVREFRAQQEGFVGESFDTISGYKAHGALPHYRVTPESDIELQPDGLFLLDSGGQYTSGTTDITRVVSLGNLTEEESIDYTLVLKGMIDGSTARYPKGSKGYQIDAISRKPLWDYARNYGHGTGHGVGFFLNVHEGPHVLNPTPTAVNLELGMISSVEPGLYRTGKHGIRIENLVLTVQDETNEFGEFYTFEHLTLALIDTTQVKKELLEAHQIKWLNEYHQQVVEKLGPHLSEDELAWLKEKAKPI; this is translated from the coding sequence ATGACCTACAAAGAAAGATTAGCAGCCATCCGAAGCCAAATGAAAGGTGAGGGCGTGAGTGCCTACATCATTCCATCGGCAGATCCACATATAAGTGAGTATGTTCCAGACAGGTATAAGTGCATTGAGTTTGCCTCTGGCTTTACCGGTTCGGCAGGAACTCTCGTGATTACCGAGGACACAGCTCACCTTTGGACGGATGCACGCTACTTTGTGCAGGCTAATGAGCAATTGGAAGGTACAGGTTTTGAGTTGGCAAAGCTTCTGGTGCAGAATTCCCCGGAGTACATTGATTGGCTTGCCGAGCACTTGCCGGAAGGTGCCACAGTAGCCTTCGATGGCAAACTGATCTCAGTGGCCTTGGCGCAGTTGCTGGAGTCGCAGTTAACGCCTATTGGTTTTAAAATAAACAGCGACCGCGATTACCTGGAGCCAATTTGGCAAAACAGACCTGACCTGCCTACTGAGCCGGCCTTTCTGCTGGGTGAGGAAGTAGTGGGAGAGTCCTTGCAAAGTAAGCTGGAGCGTGTGCGCAAGGCCCTGAAAAAGCATAGAGCAGACTACCACCTGATCTCATCGCTGGACGATATGGCCTGGCTCTTTAACATGCGCGGTTCTGATGTTAAGTGCAACCCTGTAGTGCTGAGCTTCGCCCTTATCAGCCAGGACAAAGCCATGCTCTTTATTGATACAACCAAACTGACGGAAGAAGACCAGCAGAAGCTGAAAGCCGCAGGAGTAGAGCTGGAGACCTATGATATGATCGAAAGAGCTGTTTGTGCCATGCCTGGAGACAGCATTCTGATAGACCCACGCCGCAACTGCTATGCGCTGTTTAAGGAGCTGCCGAAAGAGGTGCGCGTGGTGCAGGATACTAACCCAACCACATTCTTCAAAGCTGTGAAGAACGAAGTAGAGGTGGAGCATACCCGTAAAACCATGATTAAAGACGGTGTGGCGCTGACCCGCTTCTTTAAGTGGCTGGAGGAAAACATCGGCAAGACCAGAATCACAGAGCTGACGGTGGTGGAGAAAGTGCGCGAGTTCCGTGCCCAGCAGGAGGGTTTTGTTGGCGAAAGCTTTGACACCATATCTGGTTACAAGGCACACGGGGCCCTGCCGCACTACCGCGTTACACCAGAAAGTGATATCGAGCTGCAGCCAGACGGTCTGTTCCTGTTAGATTCGGGCGGGCAGTATACTTCCGGAACCACCGATATTACCCGTGTTGTATCGCTGGGTAACCTGACAGAGGAGGAAAGTATAGACTATACTTTGGTGCTGAAAGGCATGATCGATGGGTCTACAGCCCGCTACCCGAAAGGCTCTAAGGGTTACCAAATAGATGCCATCTCGCGCAAACCCCTTTGGGACTATGCACGCAACTATGGCCATGGTACTGGTCATGGTGTTGGTTTCTTCCTGAACGTGCACGAAGGCCCGCATGTGCTCAACCCGACACCAACCGCTGTTAATTTGGAACTGGGCATGATCTCCTCAGTAGAACCTGGTTTGTACCGCACCGGCAAGCACGGCATCCGCATAGAGAACCTGGTGCTCACCGTGCAGGACGAGACAAACGAGTTTGGCGAATTCTATACTTTCGAGCACCTGACCCTGGCCCTGATCGATACCACTCAGGTTAAGAAGGAGCTGCTAGAGGCGCATCAGATCAAATGGCTGAACGAGTATCATCAGCAGGTAGTTGAGAAACTCGGCCCACACCTGAGCGAGGATGAACTGGCCTGGCTGAAGGAGAAAGCAAAGCCGATTTAG
- a CDS encoding GNAT family N-acetyltransferase translates to MKKENDFKTPQHSMQIKEVKAKDIWSLRRGVMWPEKEVSYVQLPEDELGRHYGLYVGEELVSVVSLFVEGQRAQFRKFATLPQHQGKGCGTSLLKHLIKEAATQGVTRLWCNARQDKASFYERFGLVKTDQSFTKGGIAYVVMEGGVRTLVVERAAGSTME, encoded by the coding sequence TTGAAGAAGGAGAATGATTTTAAGACACCGCAACACAGCATGCAGATAAAAGAAGTTAAAGCCAAGGACATCTGGAGCCTCAGAAGGGGTGTAATGTGGCCGGAGAAGGAGGTAAGCTATGTACAGCTGCCGGAAGATGAGTTGGGCCGCCATTACGGTTTGTATGTGGGCGAAGAGCTGGTTTCGGTTGTATCGCTGTTTGTGGAAGGGCAACGGGCACAGTTCCGTAAGTTTGCCACCTTGCCACAGCACCAGGGTAAAGGTTGTGGCACTTCTTTGCTGAAACATCTTATAAAAGAGGCAGCTACCCAAGGCGTAACGCGGCTTTGGTGCAATGCCCGCCAGGATAAGGCCTCTTTTTATGAGCGGTTTGGCTTGGTGAAAACAGACCAATCCTTTACCAAGGGAGGTATAGCATATGTGGTGATGGAAGGTGGGGTACGTACGCTTGTCGTGGAAAGAGCGGCAGGCAGTACTATGGAATAA
- a CDS encoding 2'-5' RNA ligase family protein, protein MNLTEHYNTLYKASKEKILSGNCETDPLLDSASDNRLGITLLLRPDSQVQNNIQAFLSDLKAIDPAQYYYPNSDIHVTVMSIISCYSGFDLAQISVPEYVELVRKSIPAQVSIRIKFRGITASPSTVMVQGFMEDDTLNELRNNLRVNFRNSALEQSIDKRYAIQTAHTTVVRFRQEITQVQEYVKVLEKYREHDFGTFTADELVLVYNDWYQRRAHVQDLHRFKFG, encoded by the coding sequence ATGAACCTAACGGAGCACTACAACACCCTCTACAAAGCCTCTAAAGAGAAAATCCTCTCCGGCAATTGCGAAACTGATCCGCTGTTGGATTCAGCTTCCGACAACCGTCTAGGTATCACCCTTCTGCTTCGCCCTGACAGCCAGGTGCAGAATAACATCCAGGCCTTTCTCAGTGACTTAAAGGCCATTGATCCTGCACAGTATTACTACCCGAACTCGGACATACATGTAACGGTGATGTCTATTATATCCTGTTACAGCGGCTTTGATTTGGCGCAAATCTCTGTGCCGGAGTATGTGGAGCTGGTCAGGAAGAGCATACCTGCACAAGTCAGCATCAGGATTAAGTTTAGGGGTATCACGGCTTCTCCATCCACCGTGATGGTGCAGGGCTTTATGGAAGATGACACCTTAAATGAGCTGCGAAACAACCTGCGGGTAAACTTCAGGAATTCTGCACTGGAACAGAGCATCGACAAACGCTACGCCATACAAACGGCTCATACTACGGTAGTTCGGTTTCGGCAGGAGATTACTCAGGTGCAGGAATACGTAAAGGTGCTGGAAAAATACCGGGAGCATGACTTTGGCACTTTCACGGCAGATGAGTTGGTGTTAGTATATAACGATTGGTACCAGAGAAGAGCGCATGTGCAGGATTTGCACAGGTTTAAGTTTGGTTGA
- a CDS encoding alanine racemase: MKITTPTLLLDKEKAVRNISRMVDKAKRNRVRLRPHFKTHQSAQVGGWFRAFGVEAITVSSVRMARYFANHGWSDIMIAFPANVLEIDGINELASRIKLHLVAVNQDTVTALAQQLRHPVQLSLKIDTGYRRTGILATNYAELDAIMQKIREQDKLQFAGFVVHDGHTYKQTDADAIQTIFNTSAYQLRLLRERYKSKFPNLQLSVGDTPSCSIIETLHGVDEIRPGNFVFYDLTQQRIGSCSFDNIAVCMACPVVAKHPDRHEIILYGGSVHFSKDVILQEDATTIYGRVVELTEKGWSAPLKGIGVTSLSQEHGVVKATPEQFAKYSIGDLMGVLPVHSCLTANLMQGYLTTEGEVLEHMTGLPQRELTS, encoded by the coding sequence ATGAAGATAACGACACCTACACTACTATTAGATAAAGAAAAAGCAGTGCGTAACATCAGCCGTATGGTTGACAAGGCTAAGCGTAATAGAGTAAGGCTGCGTCCGCACTTTAAAACACATCAGTCGGCACAGGTAGGAGGGTGGTTCCGTGCGTTTGGAGTGGAGGCTATCACAGTGTCTTCAGTTCGTATGGCTCGTTACTTTGCCAACCATGGCTGGAGTGATATTATGATTGCTTTTCCGGCCAATGTGCTGGAGATAGATGGCATAAATGAGCTTGCTTCGCGCATCAAGCTTCACCTGGTGGCGGTGAATCAAGACACCGTTACGGCCCTGGCACAGCAACTACGCCACCCGGTGCAGCTTTCGCTAAAAATAGACACCGGCTACCGGCGCACAGGTATTCTAGCTACAAACTATGCTGAGCTGGATGCCATTATGCAGAAAATACGGGAGCAGGATAAGCTGCAGTTTGCAGGCTTTGTAGTACATGATGGCCATACTTATAAGCAGACCGATGCTGATGCCATTCAGACTATCTTTAACACTTCTGCCTATCAGTTGCGCCTGTTGCGCGAGCGCTATAAGTCTAAGTTCCCGAACCTGCAGTTGTCTGTGGGCGATACACCTTCCTGCAGTATTATCGAGACGCTACATGGGGTGGATGAAATTCGTCCCGGCAACTTTGTTTTCTACGACCTTACACAGCAGCGCATTGGTTCATGCTCTTTCGATAACATAGCCGTATGTATGGCCTGCCCGGTGGTAGCGAAGCACCCGGACCGGCATGAGATTATTCTTTACGGCGGCAGTGTGCACTTTTCTAAAGATGTGATCCTTCAGGAGGATGCTACTACTATTTACGGACGTGTAGTGGAACTAACAGAGAAGGGCTGGTCTGCCCCATTGAAAGGAATAGGAGTTACATCGCTGTCGCAGGAGCATGGGGTAGTAAAAGCTACGCCAGAGCAGTTTGCAAAGTACAGCATTGGTGACCTGATGGGGGTGCTACCGGTACATTCCTGCTTAACGGCAAACCTGATGCAGGGCTACCTTACAACCGAAGGAGAAGTGCTGGAGCATATGACAGGTTTACCACAGCGTGAGCTAACTTCTTAA
- a CDS encoding T9SS type A sorting domain-containing protein — MLFERLLRTYFLATVLTVPVAAVAQSVPPAATETVKIDVPEQLRQQPFDVDRFANVPPNFKLEVYARVSGARFMAVAPNGDLFVSMPWDGTVRIVRARENDVPLQLNYATGLQRPHDIVFHKIGEQQYVYIAEKNRIIRYQYTNGDEQGQNMEVVVDNLPDESLPELKGSYGHVLKNIALDSNNQLYVSIASTCNACVEDTQSDPKRGAIYVYNADGTNRRLFAEGLRNAEGLDFVPGTNNLWVTVNNRDNVAYPFEDETGNYGKVVQSYVDNNPPEEFTYVRDGGNYGWPFCNPDAREGMDNMPSIKDVQINPDGAVDCSGMDRISKGIQAHSAPLGLLFTQDTQIPELYRNGALIALHGSWNRSKATGYKVIYFPWQGDKPGNQIDLVGGFLNSDSTESYARPVDIAIDQEGNLFISDDAAHAIYKLTYTGPLSSAEKEELDRAVQVYPVPTRGNLKLKMNGLKHPEVRFILTNAQSKNVLDVNKRLQSGENNLELETGKLAAGVYFLSILSGDTRVVRRVVLQ; from the coding sequence ATGTTATTCGAACGTTTACTCAGAACATACTTCTTAGCAACCGTGCTGACGGTGCCTGTGGCGGCTGTCGCACAATCTGTACCCCCTGCTGCCACCGAAACTGTAAAAATTGATGTACCGGAACAGCTACGCCAGCAGCCTTTCGATGTAGATCGCTTTGCCAATGTGCCACCCAACTTTAAGCTGGAGGTGTATGCACGCGTGAGTGGCGCCCGCTTTATGGCTGTTGCACCAAACGGCGACCTCTTTGTATCCATGCCCTGGGATGGAACTGTGCGGATAGTACGGGCACGGGAGAATGATGTGCCTTTGCAGCTAAACTATGCTACCGGTTTGCAGCGACCGCACGACATTGTTTTTCATAAAATAGGGGAGCAGCAGTATGTGTATATTGCCGAAAAGAACAGGATTATCCGCTACCAGTATACCAACGGCGATGAGCAGGGCCAGAACATGGAGGTAGTGGTGGATAACCTACCTGATGAAAGCCTACCAGAACTGAAAGGCAGCTATGGCCACGTGCTCAAAAATATAGCTCTTGATAGCAACAATCAGCTCTACGTATCTATTGCCTCCACCTGCAATGCATGTGTGGAGGATACACAAAGTGATCCGAAGCGTGGCGCTATTTACGTGTATAATGCTGATGGTACAAACCGCCGGCTTTTTGCAGAAGGTCTCCGAAATGCAGAGGGTCTGGATTTTGTGCCTGGCACAAATAATCTGTGGGTAACGGTAAATAATCGCGACAATGTAGCTTATCCTTTCGAAGACGAAACAGGCAATTATGGTAAGGTGGTACAGAGTTATGTTGATAATAACCCGCCAGAGGAGTTTACCTATGTGCGGGATGGAGGTAATTATGGTTGGCCTTTCTGTAATCCTGATGCACGGGAGGGGATGGACAACATGCCGTCTATCAAAGATGTGCAGATAAACCCTGACGGAGCTGTAGATTGCAGTGGTATGGACCGCATCAGTAAAGGTATACAGGCACATTCGGCACCACTAGGGCTGCTCTTTACGCAAGACACACAGATTCCGGAGCTCTACCGTAATGGAGCACTAATTGCTTTACATGGTTCCTGGAACCGCTCAAAGGCAACTGGCTATAAAGTGATTTACTTTCCGTGGCAAGGTGATAAGCCTGGCAATCAGATTGACCTGGTTGGTGGCTTCCTCAACAGCGACTCCACTGAGTCTTATGCACGACCTGTTGACATTGCCATTGACCAGGAAGGAAATCTGTTTATTTCAGATGATGCTGCACATGCCATTTATAAACTAACCTATACCGGACCTTTATCCTCGGCTGAGAAAGAAGAGCTGGACCGGGCAGTGCAGGTGTATCCAGTACCGACGCGCGGCAACCTCAAGCTAAAAATGAACGGCTTAAAGCATCCGGAAGTACGATTTATACTTACTAATGCGCAATCGAAGAACGTGCTGGACGTAAACAAGCGGCTGCAGAGCGGCGAAAATAACCTGGAACTGGAGACAGGTAAGTTGGCAGCCGGGGTATACTTCCTTAGCATCTTGTCTGGTGACACACGAGTAGTACGGCGGGTTGTGCTGCAATAA
- a CDS encoding CopD family protein, which produces MSYFYVKALHIIFVVTWFAGLFYIVRLFIYYAEAAEKPEPEKSILQKQFSIMQKRLWYGITWPSAVLTLIFGLSMLYLYGSVPGWLVWKLSFVVGLYIYHFLCHAIFKQQQRGLIKYNSTQLRIWNEVATLFLISIVFLVVLKSSLSMLWGIIGLILFSAILMLAIRIYKRLREKR; this is translated from the coding sequence ATGAGCTACTTCTACGTTAAGGCCCTGCACATCATTTTTGTGGTAACCTGGTTTGCCGGGCTGTTCTACATCGTGCGCCTGTTTATTTATTATGCTGAAGCCGCTGAGAAGCCAGAGCCGGAAAAGTCTATACTCCAGAAGCAGTTCTCAATCATGCAGAAGCGCCTGTGGTATGGTATTACCTGGCCCTCCGCTGTCCTGACCCTCATCTTTGGATTGTCGATGCTGTACTTGTATGGCTCTGTACCTGGTTGGCTGGTATGGAAGCTAAGTTTTGTGGTAGGACTTTATATTTACCACTTCCTCTGCCATGCCATCTTCAAGCAACAGCAGCGCGGCCTGATCAAGTATAACTCCACTCAGTTGCGCATCTGGAACGAGGTGGCGACACTCTTCCTTATCAGCATTGTGTTTCTGGTGGTGCTCAAGAGCTCGCTGAGTATGCTCTGGGGCATTATCGGCCTGATACTCTTCTCTGCCATACTAATGCTAGCTATCCGCATTTACAAACGGCTGAGAGAGAAGAGGTAG